In Larimichthys crocea isolate SSNF chromosome XXII, L_crocea_2.0, whole genome shotgun sequence, the genomic stretch AATCACAATCAACAATCATTTTCTCAGCCTGAAGTGAACGGACGAAATGATTAACAAGACTCCAAAGACTGATTTTTCCTCCAGACTGAAATTCATATAATAATGACTTATTAATAAAATTAAGTGATTGTGCTTTTATAACCAAAGTagaacaaaaaatacaaagacaagatGTACATCACTTATAAAACATTAACACTGTTAtataaaatttgaatttgaagcaCTTCTGTGGCAGTAAACAATTTCAAGAATTTACAAGATGGCTGGTAATGACTGAGTAacaattacagtaaaataacaaGACAACTGACGAGCAAAGATCATGTATGGACCGCATCAAGCAGTCGTCATGGACAATATTTGTGTAGACACTCACAACCGCCATCGAATGTGCATTCATCTTACTTTGCTAAGCGAACCAGCGGTTCAGGCTCTTGGAAGCTGgtcaccccccccccaaaaaaaaaaaaaagcaaacgaTAAACAGTGCGTCCAATTGAAGTCCACAGACTTAAACATGAgagcacttcttcttttttttttccaacaccTAATGAGAAATTTGAAGTAGAAAACAATAGCATGTATtgtgcagtcttttttttttctttttttttctccatatcGTAAAGGTCATAGTCCTTCGTCTTGAAGCAACTGTAGGAAATTCCTTTTGTGCTTGCATTGCTTCTTAGCTTTTCAGGGACTGTGGAAACAAAATAGTGTCATGTTTCATCATTCACACTTAATATACTTAAATTGGCATAGATAATAAGTCAAATACATTCTTCTGAATTACCTCTTCCACCTGTCCTGTAGGTGCCATTTGTCCTCTTTGTTTGGTCCTTGAGTCTCCACACGACATAAAGCTGGATGAATTAGTACCATCAGGCTCCCTCTGAGCTTGACCTGATGGGAAagagggacgactgtacagtAAGATGTCCCCAAATTCTgaaggaaagacaaacacagttgGTTAGTCACCCGATTGCTTCTTTAAAAGTGTGAAATATAACCCGCCCAGTAGTACCTGAGTGCTGTCGGCTTTTGctgcttccttttcctccttgtgaAGTCTTGTGCTTGTCctggctctctctctgctcGCATGCACCTTCCTTGACCCTGTGAGTCCCGGTGCTGCCTCGTCGACCCCGGGCCTCCCCAGAGCCCATCCGAGGGAGCGTGGCCCCCCTCACTTTATAGTCACCATGGGACATCTGGCTGGGGAAACTCAGAGGCATGCAAGAGTCTGTGAACACAGTAGAGCACAGAGATCCAAATGTTAGTTTCAttcagagattttaaaaaaaggagtaaATGTCTAATCTCAGTCTTAATTCAGTCTTTACCATCATTAAAGACATCTTTGGGTTGGTAGCCCTGCTGACCAGACTGGTTCTGTTTATGCCTCCTGGGCCTTTTATGTGTTATTGCAGGACTCATGTTACTGTCTGTGGACATGGGGCTGCTTGGTCGCTGGTGCCGCCGACCTGTCagaagtgttaaaaaaacagcCATTGGAATTATTTCTGAGtcttattaaattaaagttttcaaGGCCTTTGATATTGTGTTTAGCCTTCTGTAACTCAACTCATTATAAAGCTGCTACGCTGAAAGAttcatgtttgtgcttttagAAATAATATTTCTGATATATCATGTTTTGCCTTAATTAAAACTGGAACACTGAAGATCTGAGAAATATGAGCTGAGATATCAAACGCAGTGATAAAGCTCTGTAAATGTCATGGATGAAAAACACgttgctgaaaaacacaaaagaaaacattaatgaTGTGCCACTGCATCAACAAACGAGCAATTTGGCATACTGTTCCCTCAATATATTgtacagatattttatttaaaaagtcatgttatacatattttttatgatttacttCTTACAATTTTGTCAATTTACTATTCATGTTCTTTCCACTtactatatttattattatggaCCAAGACACAGAGGCAAATGTGTGAAAATCTATTCTGcaataaaagatgaaagaaacaGAATACTGTATTTTACAAGCATGCTTGCAGCTTGGCGAGGCTATACTCAGGCACAGAGGTGCTTAGAGGTAAATACTAACGTGCTCACAGTACGGTTGCAGTAGCAGTAGTGATGATGGCACGAGATGGAAAGTCAGGGAATCGAGtcattaatcattttattagaATCCATCATGTGGAAGCATTAGTATCAGTACCAATACCAGATTTCATAACCATCGGTCTGATAACCTAATGGTGCTGCTACAGAAAAAAGTCAAGAGATCACCCGAGACATTATGATACAATGTCTGGAGactatgaatgtctgtataaaaTTTTATGCTAGTCCAACTGGCAGCTATTCTactgaataaaatattatatgaaataccTCATTATGATTTATCCTCTTGAATGCCTGCATTGAATTCTAAAGAATCCAGTAATTGTCAAGACAATTGTGGCTTTCagcctctggggaccatgaatgtagGTACacaatttcatggcaatccatctaatagaGTAGTCTTGATATTTTGACTGAATAACAGTCCAACACTGGAACCCTTAGAGCTCTGGCACTGTTGTAGCTAATGCGTATGAACACATAATAAAACCCTCTCTTCCCCAGAAGCCGTCTCACCTGACTCCTCCGGGTACCTGCACATGCGCAGGCCTACAATATCCCGCGAGGAGGCTACTGCCTGGTTGAAATCGCCATCTGTAAAGAAGGATCCCTCCGAGGTGCTGACAACACTGGACCTGCCTGATGAGATGTTGTCCTCAGATGCTGAGCCCCAGCTGTTAACCATAGACCCTGTGACCGATCTGTCCAGATCCCCAGTGCTGGAGGCTGGGGTCTGCTCCAGCCCATGAAGGAGCAGCTTGTGTGAAGCTGGGTGGTGCAGCTGGTGTTTGTGCTTCTGCCGGTTGTGATGCTGGCTGTAGTGACTTTCAGCGAGCTCTgcgtctgtctcctcctcctcctcctccgcttcctcctcatcctcttcctgcCCGTCAATGTCCATGCACAGGGGTATGgagctgtaggtgtgtgttggGGAAAGAGGGCGAGGGTGGCTGGTGATGGTGTTGGCAGGAGAATgcattttttaagaaaaggtGTGCAGTCTTGTCACAACAAAGATTTGTAGCGTGAGTTAAAAATGGTTGACTGCAATGTCAGGAAGGTTTAATCTGGTTACCTGGAGTGCTCAGTTCCATCGTGCAGGCCGTTGCTCAGGTCTTCCTGCAGTGTAGTGATAGGTGGGTGACTATAGGACACCTCAGAGGGGGATGAGGCTGCCCCTCTGACTGGTGGAGTCGGGCAGCCTTCTATTCTTTCCCCTGGATCAAAACTGATAAGAAAAGGACTGACATGAGGTAATGGCTAAAGGAATGAAGGGTGCTGCAAGTCCTGACACATTAGTCACAGCCCATTAAACACCAATGCAAatccctctgtcctccacccaaACACAAATTTCCATCATCGAAAAACCTACAAAGATGAACAACAAGCTTTCTGCACCATCTGTTCTTTATCGCATCTCTCGAgtgcatttttctttctattgtGTTCATCGTACATTTCATGAAGTATTTTtagtcctaaaaaaaaaaaaatctgctgtcaCAGTACAAAGGCAAAGcctaaaatgtattatttgtttggtGTCGGCTATGACAATACAGCCAGGTTCTGGCAGAAGGTTTGCAGGTAACAGCATACCCTCCTATTATTATGCTCGTACCATTCCAATAACTAATTATATTTCTTGTCAGTTTAATATGCTGAaggctacagtttgcagcataATATGCAAAAGCTGTAATTTAACATGACACGTTCAGCAATATTGCTAATTTCGTCTGGTTGGTCAGTTGAGAAGAAAAGTAATAAACTTGGTGCATATTTTAGTGCATTTTGGAGGTGCAGCTTTTTAGGAGAGAttaggagagagagaacatagaCAGGACCacaatttgtttctttttctggggtggagaaaaaaaaaatccattatttTCACCATACCTCCTCTCCATGGGTAGGCTATACTCATCACAGTCCCAGGCATTAGGATGAGGAGGAGACGGGGCTTCTCCCCAGGTTACTGCATTATGTTTTGGGATCTTTGGAGCCCGCGTTCCCTTCTTTTGATTTTGACTCCCTGAGAAATAAGAAGAGAACATCAAGGTAAACACAGACTTATGCCTCATTAAAATTCACCACTGTGCAGTGTagctgttgggtttttttttttttttacctgaggTGCTGTTGCTGCCTCTGTCTGAGCTGTGGTGTGAGCCTCCTGTGCTGTGATCCCGGGTCTGGTTGTATGGGAGAGTTTTAGGGTGAATCATTCCTTCACTTCCTTGCAGATGAtctgaagacaaagaaacacaacacatttgcaaaatctttcttattttcatacaaataataaatcaataaaccCTGTTTTACCTTTATTTAGCATGTTCTGCTCAATTATGTTGTACTGCATCTGTGCCGCCATCTCCTTCGGTATGGGAGGCAAATTGGGGGGCTGTTTCCAGCACGGCAGGTCCAGAGGCTCTGCTTCAGCGCCACCACCAGCTGCCTTATTCTTAATGCTAGCCTGAATGAGCTGTGTGGTGGCGTACGGGATGGGTTCGTATGTGGCTGCTGAATCTCCGCCTGGACTCGTGTAGCACAAGTTGGAGTTGGTGAAGGTTTTAATCTCATTGAGCTTGTTGGAGAGGTTCACGTCGCTATATATGGCTGTCTCAGAACCAAGCTGTCCCCCTTGCTTGTTTTCTGGATGGTTTCCATAGTTTGCTATGCAGTCAGCTGAGGGGAGCATGAAACAAAGGAGCACATGAACACAGCAAGTGACAAAGTTTCAGCATTGCTGgaagatgttgtttttttattttttatttttttatttttgttattggaCACACTATATAGACCCCACAAAACCTGATCTATGACACGAAGTCAGGCTTTGCACTGACCTGGTCGGCTGTATGTTGTCATGTTGCTGTCACTGGTTCCGTTGCCATTATTGCAGCAGTTGATGCTACAGTCCTTGTGATTGGCACATGCATTTGGCCAATTGTCAGGCAGCCACAGCTGGTTTAGAGGTTCACCCATACTGAGAAGGCCAGGTCTGCAATAAGGAGGACCACggtgctgtcaatcaaaccctGCTGTTCTCATATTTTGCTCATATGATCATAGGGTGGAGGCAATGGGTGTTCATCACTTATAGCAGGAAGACATCTCCCCCTAGTGTTTCCACAGTGAAAGTGCATCCCTCCTGTTGGCCTTCGTATACAGTAGCACAAAGAAATAAGAATATCACTCACCTGCCAGCACTGCAAACAGATTCTCCTCTTTGATACGCGACTGCAAAGAGAAACAAGACAACGATTAAACCTTGATGAGCTGTCAAAGGCTGATAAAAGCCGTGAAAGGCAGTTAGACATCCTAAGTCGAAAGTCTAGACTTGCTTCAATACATGCTTCCATTGACAGGGCACAAAGTCtgactgtgttttaatgtgcgTGAAGACGACACAAATAATTGCCTGTGTCTTTTACAGATCTCAGTAGAACTACAGAACTGATTCAGAAACACTGTTTCCAGTAAAACATCAAGAAGTCTCCTGTAGAAAACattctgtattttcttcatttaatcaAAAGAACCTAACCCTAGGGACATGTGAGCTTGGCACACTATCAGCATATACATGTTTATACGAAAACACTTGCTTTATTATGATGTGATATATGTTTGGTTTCCGTATTatagatacatacatagatagatttacttaatttcatttgtttgctgCATTCATTGTTTAGATGTTGGTAAAAATGACACATATGCTCTTTAACATTGTGCAATCATGTATCTTCCCAAAACACTAAATTACATGAATCAGACCTGAACAATCCCAATCCCGAGAGACAGGATTCGACTCgccaaatacataaaatatcaCATTAGTAGATGAATCACACTGTTACATACCTGTAGGTGTGAAGGTGAATGACGGGACTGTTGGGAACAGAGAAAGGGGAGAATGATGAGCAGACTGAAATcatttcaatcaacctaaatGATCATAGTAGctattgtatgtatgtgtttcaCACTGAGGGTGTACTCTTTGCTGTGTGACGGGCATGTGAAAAACCGATGTGTACAAACATTGAAGTAACCACATGCCATATGCCTCTGTCTTTGACACGAGTGTCCAGGTGAAGGTTAATGGGGGTGACAGgcaacgagagagagagagagaactgcaGCAGACACGGTAATGGCAGGTTGACAGGTTTGTGCCTCTAAGAACTGGGCTGTGTGGAGGAAATGAGTGACTAAAGGTCAGCCTTTGACTGTCTGCGTAGTCGCAAATGCAAATTTGTCTCTAAAGTCTTTGTGTCGAAGGAAGATTAGGCAAGAGTATTTTCCACCCTTTGATGTGATCTGCTTATCGGCCTCTAAAAATATCCCCTGAATATCAGTGAGATGAAGACTGAAATGCTGTTTTGTGCGGTGGCAACATGTCACGGCTTGATCCCTTCTTCTACAATCATGACGACCTTCAAATGTATCCACAAAAGTAACATGATAACCTgttttgcagacacacacacacttggcctATATGGTGAGCAACTTGAACATACATCTATCCGCATCTCacagaacagagaaacacacacccTTGCGGATGCCGGTGTATGTGCTGCTGAGGCCGCTTCTCTTCTTGCGGTGACGGTAGAGCCACACGCTGAAAATCATGAGGACCAACCAGCAGGTGGCGCCAATGCCAGCGATAAATGCCGGCTGCCTCACCACATCTGAGATTTGAGACAAAGTGTCTCTTTCCTCATTGATATCCATCATCTGGCCTGCAGAGTCtaagcagcaaagaaagaaaagagaggaataTTTattacatgcatgaaaacaacaacaaggcagTGGAGGAATGATAACTGAAGATTTCAGTACAGTACAAAACTGTTGATGCAGCAGTAAATATACAAAAGTTGTGATCCTGAGATACTGTCACTTTAAGGCCTTGTTAGGCCTTACTGAACAAGCACTGTTTTCGAAGGACTCTCACCTAATTGAAAGAAAGTGACGTCACTTTTGACCCCAGGTCCAGCACCGTTGCTAGCCGCAACCTCTACACTGTAACGAATTCCCGGTGCCAGACCGGGAATGAGCACAGAGAAGGTGGAACCGTCGACCGACTGGTTGACATGGTACCGACTCTCATTACCCAGGCACCAGATCTGTGAAGAGACGGTGAGGAGGAGATGACAGTGATTGCCTGAGGGACACATATCTGACAACACAAGAGGCAACACATGATTCAAAGCATGAGTACAGGACAGGgcaggagctttttttttttcctaccttGTACTCTTGAATGACTCCAGCCTTTCCCTGATCTGGAGGCGGTTTCCAAGCAACGAGAATGGCAGTCCCGTTGACATCACTCTTTGTCACTGTAACACCCTGGGGTGCTCTACTAGGAGCTAAGACAAGGAAACATAAAGATTTAACCATGCAGACATAAACACAATCTCACCTGATGCTTGGTGCATGCAGGTATGATTTGCTTCTTTTACAGCTGTGCAcgctataaaaaaacaatacccAGATTCTCTGTTGTCATCCAGATATACAGTAATGGAGTTGCTGCAATGTTCTTCTGCTATTTATAGATACATTCCATACCATAGAACAAAAGTTTTCGGACATTCACCTTCTTCCAATGTCCGGACCACCTTCACCTCACTGTCGGCTCCCTGGAACTCATCAAAGAAGGGACGGACTTTGAACTCGTAGATGGATCCTGTCTTCAGCTGACCGATCACCACCCCGTCTTCCCGCGGGGCGCGTACCTCCATGATGCTCCACTGCCCCTCGGGCTGACCGTGTTCAGCGGACGCCCTGTAAAGCACCTTGTAACCCTGGATGTATGGGGATTGCTGCTCAACCTAGTGGAGATGCACGGATAAAATATGCCACGTAAATGTCACGACATGTAACAGTGAGACCCTTTTTGATGGGTTGACTCAAAGAGAttgaagtttttgttttatcgCCGTAAAGTCTGAGGTTTGCAATAATACCTGCATGTGAGTTAAATCAACATCTACGAGATCAGATCCTCATCTTGTGTGAGTGGGAACATCCTGCAGGAATTACCTGTTAAAACTCAGTTAATTCCCTTAGCCTTTAGGGCGACTGAGATTAACATTTCCTCATATCTGTGAAATCCCACCGTAAACCACACATTAATACTTTCCCCTCAACACGGTTCTGTTTAAAATCAAGCCAGGAGAGGACTAAGCACTTTCCATTTAAACCACATAATTATGACAAAGGATGCCCTTAAAGATTTCTGTGCAGCAACGCACAATGTATCACACCACAGATAAATTCACTTCTCTGCGCGGCGGATTTATTGTCTGCTGATGAATGtttagagagagaaaaccaCACGTAATTTCAGCATGAAATAGATCTTTTAAATCCTTCACTTCACTTTTACACAAGACGGTTTCACCCTTCCCCCCCTGAACTATTTAGATCTcaattttttttagatatatttgCTCATCCATCACAGAAAACTCACCTCTTCATGTTACATGGAAAGGAAAACATCAGAGGTTATAAGTGTGTTCTATAATAATCAGTCAACTACAGcgagtcttgttttttttttttttctcaatgcaTAACCCCTTGGCTTTTAtaccatttattattatatagtatGTGTTTACATTTACTCTCAAAATTGCACATTTGACCTTTTCCCATATTTACCCCGACTctcacagaaaaagaaatatcgGCTG encodes the following:
- the LOC104920036 gene encoding roundabout homolog 1 isoform X5 yields the protein MSACLTGIYCLLVFLQVCSGSRLRQEDFPPRIVEHPSDLIVSKGEPATLNCKAEGRPSPTVEWYKDGERVETDRDNPRSHRMLLPSGSLFFLRIVHGRRSKPDDGSYVCVARNYLGQAISHNASLEVAILRDDFRQNPVDVMVAVGEPAVLECQPPRGHPEPTISWRKDGASLDDRDERITIRSGKLMITNIRKSDAGKYICVGTNMVGERESEIAELTVLERPTFVKRPSSVVVLADESVEFHCVVQGDPVPTVRWRKDDSDLPKGRFEILEDHTLIVRQVTSSDEGSYTCVVENIVGKSEASSTLTVHVNTVPPAFAIRPRNQVVAVGRMVTFQCEATGNPQPAIFWQKEGSESLLFSYQPPQPFSRLSVSQMGSLTITDVQRSDGGFYSCQALNIAGSVITKALLEVTDSRSDHPPPVIRQGPLNQTVPVDSTVVLGCQTVGSPPPTVHWKRDSVVVSPVDSRMSIADTGSLEIRYAKLGDTGFYTCVASNSNGEASWTAYLQVEEFGVVVQSSQPIDPNLIPSAPFKPEVTDISRTSVTLSWKSNPSAGATPSSYLIEAFSYTLGSRWVTLAEHIKTQTFVLRNLKPATVYLFMVRAVNAYGLSDPSPISDSVRTQADSTSTMQGVDHRHIQRELGDVVIHLHTPAVLSSSAVRVQWMVEQQSPYIQGYKVLYRASAEHGQPEGQWSIMEVRAPREDGVVIGQLKTGSIYEFKVRPFFDEFQGADSEVKVVRTLEEAPSRAPQGVTVTKSDVNGTAILVAWKPPPDQGKAGVIQEYKIWCLGNESRYHVNQSVDGSTFSVLIPGLAPGIRYSVEVAASNGAGPGVKSDVTFFQLDSAGQMMDINEERDTLSQISDVVRQPAFIAGIGATCWLVLMIFSVWLYRHRKKRSGLSSTYTGIRKVPSFTFTPTVAYQRGESVCSAGRPGLLSMGEPLNQLWLPDNWPNACANHKDCSINCCNNGNGTSDSNMTTYSRPADCIANYGNHPENKQGGQLGSETAIYSDVNLSNKLNEIKTFTNSNLCYTSPGGDSAATYEPIPYATTQLIQASIKNKAAGGGAEAEPLDLPCWKQPPNLPPIPKEMAAQMQYNIIEQNMLNKDHLQGSEGMIHPKTLPYNQTRDHSTGGSHHSSDRGSNSTSGSQNQKKGTRAPKIPKHNAVTWGEAPSPPHPNAWDCDEYSLPMERSFDPGERIEGCPTPPVRGAASSPSEVSYSHPPITTLQEDLSNGLHDGTEHSSHPRPLSPTHTYSSIPLCMDIDGQEEDEEEAEEEEEETDAELAESHYSQHHNRQKHKHQLHHPASHKLLLHGLEQTPASSTGDLDRSVTGSMVNSWGSASEDNISSGRSSVVSTSEGSFFTDGDFNQAVASSRDIVGLRMCRYPEESGRRHQRPSSPMSTDSNMSPAITHKRPRRHKQNQSGQQGYQPKDVFNDDSCMPLSFPSQMSHGDYKVRGATLPRMGSGEARGRRGSTGTHRVKEGACEQRESQDKHKTSQGGKGSSKSRQHSEFGDILLYSRPSFPSGQAQREPDGTNSSSFMSCGDSRTKQRGQMAPTGQVEESLKS
- the LOC104920036 gene encoding roundabout homolog 1 isoform X1 encodes the protein MLALQSPVTFLLICLLCVNELQQGHAMETSDTDKHRGNREVITQTPAPEPASEQDNTLGYKGSRLRQEDFPPRIVEHPSDLIVSKGEPATLNCKAEGRPSPTVEWYKDGERVETDRDNPRSHRMLLPSGSLFFLRIVHGRRSKPDDGSYVCVARNYLGQAISHNASLEVAILRDDFRQNPVDVMVAVGEPAVLECQPPRGHPEPTISWRKDGASLDDRDERITIRSGKLMITNIRKSDAGKYICVGTNMVGERESEIAELTVLERPTFVKRPSSVVVLADESVEFHCVVQGDPVPTVRWRKDDSDLPKGRFEILEDHTLIVRQVTSSDEGSYTCVVENIVGKSEASSTLTVHVNTVPPAFAIRPRNQVVAVGRMVTFQCEATGNPQPAIFWQKEGSESLLFSYQPPQPFSRLSVSQMGSLTITDVQRSDGGFYSCQALNIAGSVITKALLEVTDSRSDHPPPVIRQGPLNQTVPVDSTVVLGCQTVGSPPPTVHWKRDSVVVSPVDSRMSIADTGSLEIRYAKLGDTGFYTCVASNSNGEASWTAYLQVEEFGVVVQSSQPIDPNLIPSAPFKPEVTDISRTSVTLSWKSNPSAGATPSSYLIEAFSYTLGSRWVTLAEHIKTQTFVLRNLKPATVYLFMVRAVNAYGLSDPSPISDSVRTQADSTSTMQGVDHRHIQRELGDVVIHLHTPAVLSSSAVRVQWMVEQQSPYIQGYKVLYRASAEHGQPEGQWSIMEVRAPREDGVVIGQLKTGSIYEFKVRPFFDEFQGADSEVKVVRTLEEAPSRAPQGVTVTKSDVNGTAILVAWKPPPDQGKAGVIQEYKIWCLGNESRYHVNQSVDGSTFSVLIPGLAPGIRYSVEVAASNGAGPGVKSDVTFFQLDSAGQMMDINEERDTLSQISDVVRQPAFIAGIGATCWLVLMIFSVWLYRHRKKRSGLSSTYTGIRKVPSFTFTPTVAYQRGESVCSAGRPGLLSMGEPLNQLWLPDNWPNACANHKDCSINCCNNGNGTSDSNMTTYSRPADCIANYGNHPENKQGGQLGSETAIYSDVNLSNKLNEIKTFTNSNLCYTSPGGDSAATYEPIPYATTQLIQASIKNKAAGGGAEAEPLDLPCWKQPPNLPPIPKEMAAQMQYNIIEQNMLNKDHLQGSEGMIHPKTLPYNQTRDHSTGGSHHSSDRGSNSTSGSQNQKKGTRAPKIPKHNAVTWGEAPSPPHPNAWDCDEYSLPMERSFDPGERIEGCPTPPVRGAASSPSEVSYSHPPITTLQEDLSNGLHDGTEHSSHPRPLSPTHTYSSIPLCMDIDGQEEDEEEAEEEEEETDAELAESHYSQHHNRQKHKHQLHHPASHKLLLHGLEQTPASSTGDLDRSVTGSMVNSWGSASEDNISSGRSSVVSTSEGSFFTDGDFNQAVASSRDIVGLRMCRYPEESGRRHQRPSSPMSTDSNMSPAITHKRPRRHKQNQSGQQGYQPKDVFNDDSCMPLSFPSQMSHGDYKVRGATLPRMGSGEARGRRGSTGTHRVKEGACEQRESQDKHKTSQGGKGSSKSRQHSEFGDILLYSRPSFPSGQAQREPDGTNSSSFMSCGDSRTKQRGQMAPTGQVEESLKS